A genomic stretch from Deltaproteobacteria bacterium includes:
- a CDS encoding lysoplasmalogenase, whose translation MSILSLTAFLLLAGLNWVAVARADKPLEQLVKPAALAALLLYAGAGAGPSGWLIAALVLSLLGDVYLMLPGDCFKAGLSAFLLAHVAYIADFEISPAARIGWLIVVAVLSAPLTLRITRAVAQPSLRAAVVLYIAVIALMVASAFASGRPLAALGALLFFASDGIIAWNRFVHPLAWAQPTIMVTYHLGQLGLVAVLRAG comes from the coding sequence ATGAGCATTCTATCCTTGACCGCCTTTCTCCTACTCGCCGGCCTCAATTGGGTGGCGGTGGCGCGGGCCGACAAGCCGCTCGAACAGCTCGTCAAACCGGCCGCGCTGGCCGCCTTGCTGCTCTATGCCGGCGCCGGTGCCGGTCCCTCGGGATGGTTGATAGCGGCGTTGGTGCTGTCGCTGCTCGGCGACGTGTATCTCATGCTGCCCGGCGACTGCTTCAAGGCCGGCCTCAGCGCCTTTCTGCTCGCTCACGTGGCCTACATTGCCGACTTCGAGATCTCGCCGGCGGCACGCATCGGCTGGTTGATCGTGGTGGCGGTGTTGTCGGCTCCGCTGACGCTGCGAATTACGCGCGCCGTGGCGCAGCCGAGCCTGCGCGCAGCGGTGGTCCTCTACATCGCCGTGATCGCGCTGATGGTGGCCTCGGCGTTCGCATCGGGCCGGCCGCTGGCCGCGCTCGGCGCACTGCTGTTCTTCGCCTCCGACGGTATCATCGCCTGGAATCGCTTCGTCCACCCGCTCGCCTGGGCCCAGCCGACGATCATGGTCACCTACCACCTCGGGCAACTGGGGCTGGTGGCGGTGCTGCGGGCTGGTTGA
- a CDS encoding LLM class flavin-dependent oxidoreductase, which translates to MASAHFGVTLPQIKRSWQETRAAALEYEQLGFDSLWFNDHLYGIPAPQLPILEGWTALSAVGALTTRAQLGLLVSPVGFRNPALLAKMVATLDHITAGRVIVGLGGGWFQMEFAGYGFDFPSLPVRLQQLDEAAALMRQMWSEPAASFAGRHFTIDSVFCEPKPVRRPPILIGGGGEKVLLRLAAKHADIWNNLAVHQAELGAKIERLHAHCRGLDRDPASLTVSQQCMVVIGDSEADAAAKVAKAQQVFGGHLGSGIAGTAAQCAEKIRQHLALGCTMFVIEFFGRDPREPARLFAEQVMPAFR; encoded by the coding sequence ATGGCGTCTGCTCACTTTGGAGTCACACTGCCGCAGATCAAGCGGAGCTGGCAAGAGACCAGAGCGGCGGCACTGGAATACGAGCAACTGGGCTTCGACTCGCTGTGGTTCAATGATCATCTCTACGGCATCCCCGCTCCCCAGCTACCGATCCTCGAGGGCTGGACGGCGCTGTCGGCGGTCGGTGCGCTCACGACCCGGGCGCAGCTCGGGCTATTGGTGTCGCCCGTCGGCTTTCGCAATCCGGCGTTGCTGGCCAAGATGGTCGCGACCCTCGACCACATCACCGCCGGGCGGGTAATTGTCGGGCTCGGCGGCGGTTGGTTCCAGATGGAATTCGCCGGCTACGGTTTTGACTTCCCGTCACTGCCGGTGCGTTTGCAACAACTCGACGAGGCGGCCGCCTTGATGCGGCAGATGTGGAGCGAGCCGGCGGCGAGCTTCGCCGGCCGCCACTTCACCATCGACTCGGTGTTCTGCGAGCCCAAGCCGGTGCGGCGTCCGCCGATTCTGATCGGCGGCGGCGGGGAGAAGGTCCTGCTGCGCTTGGCGGCCAAGCATGCCGACATCTGGAACAACCTCGCCGTGCACCAGGCCGAGCTGGGGGCCAAGATCGAACGGCTGCACGCGCACTGCCGTGGGCTCGACCGTGATCCGGCCAGCCTCACCGTGTCGCAGCAGTGCATGGTTGTGATCGGCGACAGCGAGGCCGACGCGGCCGCCAAGGTCGCCAAGGCGCAGCAGGTCTTCGGCGGCCATCTCGGCTCCGGCATTGCCGGCACCGCCGCCCAGTGCGCCGAGAAAATTCGCCAGCACCTCGCCCTCGGCTGCACCATGTTCGTCATCGAGTTCTTCGGGCGCGACCCGCGCGAGCCGGCGCGGCTATTCGCCGAGCAGGTGATGCCGGCGTTTCGCTAA